The Penaeus monodon isolate SGIC_2016 chromosome 6, NSTDA_Pmon_1, whole genome shotgun sequence genomic sequence AACCATCTCCTCTGGTAAGAGCTTCGGGATCAGACTATCACCCCGCTGAAACTCAGCCAGTATTTCTACGGTCCtcggggataatatatatatacgcgcgcgcgtgtgtgtgtgtgtgtgtgtgtgtgtgtgtgtgtgtgtatgtgtttatatgtatatatatatatgtatatatatgtgtgtatatatatatatatatatatatatatatatatatatatatatatatatttgtatatatgtgtttgtccgtgtgtgtgttgtgcgtgtatgtgtgtgtgtgtttatcctccAAGTTGAGGGAATCTCATTTTTCAGGGTCACCACCACGACCAAGGGACGTATTCCAAAGGCAGCGACGACAGGCAGGCCTACGCTGGCGACGCCCACGGCGGTGTCAAGGGCGGTCAAAATCACCACAAAGGCTCCAAGGGGCACCACGACAAAGGTCACAAGGATGAGGTCAGAGTTTTTACTTACCCTTTTCATTACAGAGAAACTGTTGTATTTTCGCTGCCACATTCCAGACGACGGTTCTTTGGAAATGCCGTCCCAAAATTGAATCCGAGaagcaagaaataaaagaagcGTGTGTGCCTCTCGTCTCCGCAGGGCTTCAAGAACGTCTACCACAAGGAGGAATACAGCCACAGCCAGGACTTCTACGACGACAACGACGACCAGAAATACCACGGTAACTTCGACGACTTCGACAGATACTTCGATGCTCACAGAGGCAACGACTACGGGGGAGGCCACTTCAAGGTACGACCAAAATACcgcgtctctctgtctatctatatgtctaactctctctctcactctcactcactcactctctctctttctctctctctctctctctctctctctctctctctctctctctctctctctctctctctccgaggaAGGCCGCTATAAGGTATGGGCGACAGCcaacttttctctccctttggaCATAGACACAGGCatggatacatgtatacatacatgtagtaCGGACACATATCCACACGACATGAATCGTTTTCAGCttcgagggaaaaaagggggggagggaagcctTCCACCATCCTCatgcctttcccttctcctccaggGTGGACACAGCCACGATGCATATGGCCACAAGGGACACCAGCAGACGGCCAAACACCGCGACGACCACAATGGCCATGATGGCCACTACGGCGACGAGGCTCTTTCAGGCCATAAGAGTTTCCATGGACACTACGGAGGCCAAAAGGCTCAGCATGGACACGGTGGGCATGAAGGAGGATTCGGCCATAGTGGACACGTAGGCAAATCCATCCACGGTGGACACGGCGGTGGATATGGCCATGTAGGACACGGTGGAGGTAAGCGCGAAGATATTCGAATTCTAACTTTACATTCAGGTTTACCATAAATAAAATCTAAACATACTCTATGCACACATACTAGccataaataaatctaaaatacTTCATGCACACATACTTGCGGATTTGACATGCTCTATTTTCCCTCATCGttactaaccccctccccccgccccacccccaggCCACG encodes the following:
- the LOC119573990 gene encoding cold and drought-regulated protein CORA-like, whose protein sequence is MRVFGHHHDQGTYSKGSDDRQAYAGDAHGGVKGGQNHHKGSKGHHDKGHKDEGFKNVYHKEEYSHSQDFYDDNDDQKYHGNFDDFDRYFDAHRGNDYGGGHFKGGHSHDAYGHKGHQQTAKHRDDHNGHDGHYGDEALSGHKSFHGHYGGQKAQHGHGGHEGGFGHSGHVGKSIHGGHGGGYGHVGHGGGHGLPYRAPTVLRKAPRNLGSFGSLGRTGHAGFGHAGFGHAGFGHAGY